A DNA window from Ignavibacteriales bacterium contains the following coding sequences:
- a CDS encoding class I SAM-dependent methyltransferase yields MNDYYADKLSADRLKQVYEIAPPRVQQYFVAEVNHVLKNINRGDIVLDLGCGYGRIIPSLSKRARSVVGIDTSFSSLLMGKEMLSEISNYNLLQMDALHLGFRDNSFDVVVCIQNGISAFHIDQKELIKESIRVTKRCGLILFSTYSEKFWNHRLEWFQLQSEAGLLGEIDYEKTRNGVIVCKDGFMATTAQPEQFLSLVSGLNVEAEIVEVDESSLFCEMRKL; encoded by the coding sequence ATGAATGATTATTACGCTGACAAACTTTCAGCCGATCGGCTGAAGCAGGTTTACGAAATAGCTCCGCCGCGTGTGCAACAATATTTTGTTGCGGAAGTAAATCACGTTTTAAAAAATATCAACAGAGGTGATATAGTTTTAGATTTGGGCTGCGGTTACGGACGAATTATTCCGTCTCTTTCGAAGCGGGCAAGATCAGTTGTTGGTATCGATACTTCCTTTTCTAGTTTGCTGATGGGAAAAGAAATGCTTTCTGAAATTTCAAATTATAACCTGCTGCAAATGGATGCGTTGCATCTCGGTTTCCGCGACAATAGTTTTGATGTTGTTGTTTGTATTCAAAACGGAATTTCAGCTTTCCACATCGATCAGAAAGAACTAATCAAAGAAAGCATCCGCGTAACAAAGCGGTGCGGATTGATTTTATTTTCAACATATTCGGAAAAATTCTGGAACCACCGGCTCGAATGGTTTCAACTGCAATCTGAAGCTGGATTGTTAGGTGAGATCGATTATGAAAAAACTCGTAACGGTGTAATTGTTTGCAAAGATGGATTTATGGCAACAACTGCTCAACCGGAACAGTTTTTATCTTTGGTATCCGGTTTGAATGTTGAGGCGGAAATTGTAGAAGTAGATGAATCGAGTTTGTTTTGTGAGATGAGGAAGTTATAG
- a CDS encoding carbohydrate kinase has translation MNNGYLLGYDIGKSFIKATLLESEKGSVVASAVSPERELETITPEQGWVEQDPVLWWENVKLVTAILKQQAGSKLDDLRAIGISYQMHGLVLVDKNLELLRLAILGSDNRAEEIGRQAFESLGEEICIQRLLNSPGSFTASKLKWVMENEYKIYKQIHKMMLPGDYIGMMMTGEILTTPSGLSEGIMWDFTEDKIAEMILRQYNIHPLVIPDVVPNFYDHGVLTAKAAGELGLKPGIKVTYRAGDQFSNALSLNVLQPAECSITAGTAGTIFCVTDKSLGDSRSRINTFLHVNHRKTDPRFGILIEVNATGVLYSWLKKNIVTFGSDTLSYNQMNRLAELIPAGSEGLTVLPYGNGSERTLENKSIGASICNLDLNIHSKAHILRAGQEGIVFALKHGRETMSALGVEIKEMRAGNSNLFLSPVFCEAFVTTMNTKVTLFNTDGSEGAARGAGIGAGIFNSFDEAFIGLKPAKVIEPNSKKRETYLEAYMRWHDMLIKFLPDRARLDYE, from the coding sequence GTCATTCATCAAAGCGACACTTCTTGAAAGTGAGAAAGGAAGCGTAGTTGCTTCTGCTGTTTCACCTGAGAGAGAACTGGAAACTATAACACCTGAGCAAGGGTGGGTTGAACAAGATCCGGTGCTCTGGTGGGAAAATGTAAAACTTGTAACTGCGATACTGAAGCAGCAAGCCGGTTCAAAACTCGATGATCTCCGGGCAATCGGAATATCATATCAGATGCACGGTTTGGTTCTTGTCGATAAAAATCTTGAACTGCTGCGTCTTGCTATTCTTGGTAGCGATAACCGTGCGGAAGAAATCGGACGGCAGGCATTTGAATCTCTTGGAGAAGAGATTTGCATTCAGCGGTTGCTGAATTCTCCCGGCAGCTTCACAGCATCAAAATTAAAATGGGTGATGGAAAATGAATACAAGATTTACAAACAAATTCATAAGATGATGCTTCCCGGCGATTACATCGGCATGATGATGACCGGGGAAATTTTGACAACACCTTCGGGACTATCGGAAGGAATAATGTGGGATTTTACCGAAGATAAAATAGCAGAAATGATTTTAAGACAGTACAACATTCACCCATTAGTAATTCCCGATGTTGTTCCGAATTTTTATGATCACGGTGTGCTTACTGCTAAAGCTGCCGGTGAGTTGGGATTGAAACCCGGCATCAAAGTAACTTACCGTGCGGGTGACCAGTTCAGCAATGCATTGTCGTTAAATGTGTTACAGCCCGCCGAATGTTCTATAACTGCCGGTACTGCAGGAACCATTTTTTGCGTAACCGATAAATCGCTTGGCGATTCGCGATCGAGGATTAATACTTTTCTGCATGTTAATCATCGCAAAACCGATCCACGATTTGGAATACTGATTGAAGTAAATGCCACAGGCGTTCTTTATAGCTGGTTGAAAAAAAATATTGTTACATTCGGAAGCGACACGCTCTCGTATAATCAGATGAACCGGCTCGCCGAGCTGATTCCCGCAGGTTCCGAAGGGTTAACTGTTCTTCCGTACGGAAACGGATCCGAAAGAACACTTGAAAACAAATCGATTGGTGCATCGATATGCAATCTCGATTTGAACATACATTCGAAAGCACACATCTTGAGAGCGGGACAGGAAGGAATTGTTTTCGCGTTGAAGCACGGGAGGGAAACTATGTCGGCGTTGGGTGTGGAGATAAAAGAAATGCGTGCCGGGAATTCAAATTTGTTTCTCAGTCCCGTTTTCTGTGAAGCGTTTGTAACAACCATGAATACAAAAGTAACACTCTTTAATACGGACGGATCGGAAGGTGCGGCGCGAGGTGCGGGTATAGGTGCCGGAATTTTTAATTCATTCGATGAAGCATTCATCGGATTGAAGCCGGCGAAAGTTATTGAACCAAACTCCAAGAAGAGAGAAACTTACCTTGAAGCATATATGCGATGGCACGATATGTTAATTAAGTTCTTGCCCGACAGAGCAAGATTAGATTATGAATGA